A part of Candidatus Thorarchaeota archaeon genomic DNA contains:
- the aroC gene encoding chorismate synthase, whose amino-acid sequence MTFTLGSLFRIHVFGESHGHCIGVTVEGCPPGLPVSVDLIQSELDRRRPGDSPLFTSRSEPDVVEIHSGVFNGHSTGGPIMMMVRNLDCDSSHYEMFRDVPRPGHADYAARVKYRGYNDHRGGGFLSGRITAAFVMAGAIAKSILALRGVEVLSHAVQIGRVRLQREVSDEEIRSQVYSNAVRCADARLGQEMERSILEAMREHDSIGGVVECRILNVPVGVGEPIFNSLESCLSHAVFSIPAVKGIEFGAGFASSLKRGSQNNDAMTFQDDRVVWTKNDAGGILGGISTGAPIVFRVAIKPTPSIGMTQRSVNLRERRDVTISVSGRHDPCIVPRAVPVVASLAAVTIVDLLTRKECSLPQ is encoded by the coding sequence ATGACGTTCACGCTTGGTAGCCTCTTCAGGATACATGTATTTGGAGAGAGTCATGGACACTGCATTGGAGTCACTGTAGAGGGCTGCCCCCCAGGACTTCCTGTCAGCGTGGACCTCATTCAGTCCGAGTTGGACCGCAGAAGACCCGGTGATAGCCCGCTTTTTACATCACGTTCGGAGCCTGATGTTGTTGAGATCCATAGTGGTGTCTTCAATGGCCATTCAACAGGCGGTCCCATAATGATGATGGTACGGAATCTTGACTGCGACTCGTCCCATTATGAGATGTTCAGGGACGTCCCTCGACCAGGTCACGCAGACTATGCTGCACGCGTGAAGTATCGTGGCTACAATGATCACCGCGGCGGTGGGTTCCTCTCAGGAAGAATCACAGCTGCCTTCGTTATGGCAGGTGCAATTGCAAAGAGTATTCTAGCCCTCAGAGGTGTTGAGGTCCTCTCCCATGCTGTTCAGATTGGGCGTGTGCGTCTTCAGAGAGAGGTCTCAGACGAAGAGATTAGAAGCCAAGTCTATTCAAACGCAGTACGATGTGCGGACGCCAGGCTCGGTCAAGAGATGGAGCGCAGTATCCTTGAGGCCATGAGAGAACATGACTCGATAGGTGGAGTCGTTGAGTGTCGCATACTGAATGTTCCTGTCGGAGTGGGTGAACCTATCTTCAACTCGCTTGAGAGCTGTCTCAGTCATGCAGTCTTCAGTATACCTGCAGTCAAGGGCATCGAGTTTGGAGCAGGCTTCGCGTCTTCACTGAAACGTGGGTCTCAGAACAATGACGCGATGACATTCCAGGATGACAGAGTGGTCTGGACTAAGAATGATGCCGGAGGCATATTGGGCGGTATTTCCACCGGTGCACCAATCGTATTCCGAGTCGCAATAAAACCAACCCCCAGCATCGGAATGACGCAGAGAAGTGTGAATCTGAGAGAAAGGAGGGATGTGACCATTTCTGTCAGTGGACGACATGATCCGTGTATTGTCCCCAGGGCAGTACCTGTGGTGGCGTCACTTGCAGCTGTCACAATTGTAGACCTGCTGACTCGTAAAGAGTGTAGTCTGCCACAGTGA